The genomic interval TCGGCGAGGTCCACCGACCGCTGGACGTGGCCTCCCCGCCCGCGGCCGAGAGCCGCCTGCGTCTCCTCGCAGCCCGAGTCCACGGAGAGAGCCGCCCAGTCGAGGGCGTCGCCGTGGTTGTCGATGAGGTCGGCGAGCCGAGAGCCGTTCGTGACCACGCCGGTGACGAAGCCGACCTTCTTGGCGTGCTCGACGATCTCGCCGATGTCGGGGTGCAGGGTCGGCTCGCCACCGGCGAAGGTGATCTTCTGGCCGCCAGCCGCGCGGAGCTGATCGATCACGCGGCGGGCGTCCGCCGTGGTCAGCTGACCGCGGACGTCGCGGAACGTCGCGAAGCAGAAGTCGCACCGCGCATCGCACGGCTTGAAGAGGTGGAAGTTGATGGAGATGGGGGTTGCTGTCGTGGGCATCGGCTCCTCCGTCAGGGGTGGATGTCGAACCCAATGCAGCGCACCCATCGTGCCGACCTGGCGGCACGCGCAACTGCCTGTCCCTATTGAGTCTTGATGGTGGCGTGTAGGCGTCGTCCGGCGAGATATCGCCGAGTTCGGCTATCCGTCGCCGCCTGCCTTGCCGAGCTTGTGCTCGAAGGTCTTGCGCGGGAGGCCCAGGAGCCTGGCGGCCTCGGACTTGTTGCCCGACGCCTTGCGCATGGCGGCCTGCAGCCACGCGGTCTCGTACGCCTCCATCTGGGCGCGCAGGTCGTCCAGAGGCAGCTCCCCGGCCAGATCGGTCGAGGACGGGATGGCGTGCCGATCGGACTCGGGCACGCCGAGGCCTGACACCGCGGCGTCGATGACCTGGTCCTCATCGCGGTCGGCGTGTAGGGCTGCGAGGAGGTGGTAGGCGGCACGCTGAAGGTCGCGGAAGTTCCCTGGTAGCGGGTGCCGGCTGATCTCGGCGAGCAGACGCGGGTGGTCGCAGAACTTCTCCCACTGATCCGGCTTGATCCCGCCCGTCGCAGTCGACGCCACGAGCACCGCCCTCCAGGCGTCCGGCAAGTCCTCGGTGCACTGACGCAGCGGCGGTACGGACAGGACAAAGACGGCGATGCGATCGTAGAAGTCGCGGTCGAGCAGGCCGCCGCGGAGGTCGGCGATCGGGCGGTTCGTCGCGCAGACGAGGCGGAAACGAGACTGCCGGACCTTCTCGTCACCGAGCCGCTGGAATCCTCTCCCCTCGACCGCTGCCATCAGCAACCGCTGCGTGTCGCTATCGATGTCGGCGATCTCATCCAGGAAGAGCGTCTCGCCGTCCGCCTGCTCCAGCAGACCCTGGCGGTCGCGCGTCGCGCCGGTGAAGGCGCCGCGGACGTGCCCGAACAGCTCCGACCGAGCGAGCTGCGGGTTGACGCGAAACTGG from Sandaracinaceae bacterium carries:
- a CDS encoding sigma-54-dependent Fis family transcriptional regulator, which translates into the protein MSVGHQAAPLLTAIASPKSPLRGRVGRLYLCWRDAPSPDGDLEREALRETAKSLRAELAPMCPEIIKVAWQTDASPTDHAAIRPFAEEVLTKARAENPDALIAIHLSPGTPSMHAVWLVLGTTGFVPGPIELLQTADKRGQAAGHPPVKFLKFDLDTWLRRYRASRPRKVGDDDSGHMWDPARVKSPALREALAKLQEWAPLRVPVLLVGERGTGKTTLANLLRSMSPYQKAQKGGWPAVVCGQFRVNPQLARSELFGHVRGAFTGATRDRQGLLEQADGETLFLDEIADIDSDTQRLLMAAVEGRGFQRLGDEKVRQSRFRLVCATNRPIADLRGGLLDRDFYDRIAVFVLSVPPLRQCTEDLPDAWRAVLVASTATGGIKPDQWEKFCDHPRLLAEISRHPLPGNFRDLQRAAYHLLAALHADRDEDQVIDAAVSGLGVPESDRHAIPSSTDLAGELPLDDLRAQMEAYETAWLQAAMRKASGNKSEAARLLGLPRKTFEHKLGKAGGDG